ACGATGCCGATCAGGGACTGGAGGGCGGCCCTGAACCAATTCTCAATCATATTTGAAGGCCGGTTACCGGTTTACTGACAACTCAAACCCGGACCGTTTACACAAAATGCTTTACATGCCCGACCCTCGGTTATTTCTATAATTCCTTAACCGGGGAGATTATCTCGGGTGGTTCCATATCCGTAACCCCTGGGGCAACGATTATCGAAGACGGCGGCACGGGCTATTATCAGTTTACCGTTACTTTGGTCATTACTGTTCCCCAAGGCTATACAATCGATCCTAGTTGTCCTGCCCAGAGTAACAGTTATGTTGTAAACAGTGATTCGACATTAGGCTCCGGCGAAAATGGCGCCACAGGATATTTAATGAATTACAGCTGCGCCGGTAACCCCTGGCATACCTCTTTTGATATCCAGTCAGGAAACATATTTAACAATAACATCCCATTGATAGAAGCCTCATCAACTTCAATCCCAACCTTGAATGAATGGGGCATGATTATCTTCTGCTTACTGCTTGGAGGGGCTGTAATTCGGCATACGCGCCCCCAAAGTCTCAAGATGTAGTTTGACAATATTTCAAGTCGAAATCTAAGGCGGGAATAATCCCGCAACCCAAGCGGGCCGTAAAGGCCCAGCCTGGGTTGCGGGAGGGCATCCCCACCGATCCCGCCATCACTACCTGTAAAATCACTCACTTTAAAGAATAGACCAAGACGGCGAGATAGGGATTGCATCTCGCGAGACAACTATGTTAGAGTCAGACCCGATTCTCCGATCCACAGTAAGGACCAGTCACCATACTGGGACCTGGAAATACTTCAAGGAAAGATGACCGTTTTCTTCAAATCTACAGCGCTGCTGCTGGTGCTCCTCAATCCTTTCCTGGTTATCATTTACCTGATTGACGCGCTGGAAAAATGTAGCCGCAGACAGTTCTCCTTGATCCTGATGCGGGGTGGATTGATCGCGACCCTCGTCTTCTGGGCTTTCGCCATGCTGGGGGACGCCGTTTTCTCTGAAATAGTGCAGGCTGATTTTGCGTCGTTTCAGATTTTCGGAGGAATTGTCTTTCTACTGATCGGCCTGCAGTTCGTTTTTTACGGGCCCAAGGCCATTCAGATTCTCAGGGGCGACTCGGAAAACCTGGCCGGCGCCGTTGCGATGCCGATACTTATCGGACCAGGCACCATAAGCGCCAGCGTTATTATCGGCAAGCGCCTAGATCCTCTTCCGGCCTGCGGCGCGGTTTTCTTCGCCCTTCTATCGTCACTGGCGATCATGGTGATTCTCAAGGCCATCCACGATTTTGTCCGCCCCCGGCATGAACCCCTGATCCAACGCTACATTGAAATCGCGGGGCGCATCACGGCCCTGTTCGTCGGCACCATTTCCGTCGAGATGA
This Pseudomonadota bacterium DNA region includes the following protein-coding sequences:
- a CDS encoding IPTL-CTERM sorting domain-containing protein, with the translated sequence MNYSCAGNPWHTSFDIQSGNIFNNNIPLIEASSTSIPTLNEWGMIIFCLLLGGAVIRHTRPQSLKM
- a CDS encoding MarC family protein, giving the protein MTVFFKSTALLLVLLNPFLVIIYLIDALEKCSRRQFSLILMRGGLIATLVFWAFAMLGDAVFSEIVQADFASFQIFGGIVFLLIGLQFVFYGPKAIQILRGDSENLAGAVAMPILIGPGTISASVIIGKRLDPLPACGAVFFALLSSLAIMVILKAIHDFVRPRHEPLIQRYIEIAGRITALFVGTISVEMIMQGLMTWAQKF